Proteins from a genomic interval of Ptychodera flava strain L36383 chromosome 7, AS_Pfla_20210202, whole genome shotgun sequence:
- the LOC139137791 gene encoding fibroblast growth factor receptor 2-like, which produces MKVYLIIVFPALLLVTAGTVYCDENDMNKGKEGPPTSASLAPYFTSPQMMSRTYVVQPGGIGSVARFRCNADGNPTPTIRWLKDGEDIDDRRFGFRVRYKKWKLILHDLELSDSGNYTCIVTNQYGSIDATYELDVRIAQKPILNPAKPENTTVIVGNTAIFQCEVVVSDLVPHIQWLKHVDKDDSHEVIQTEPERDPLSLIIQNVTFDDAGIYTCVAGNAIGISYQSAWLTVIPPPEPTTKPDITCQCQCPSTKTP; this is translated from the coding sequence ATGAAAGTATATTTGATTATCGTATTCCCTGCTCTGCTATTAGTGACTGCTGGAACTGTGTACTGTGATGAGAACGACATGAACAAAGGCAAAGAAGGGCCACCAACAAGTGCGTCGCTGGCCCCGTACTTCACCTCTCCGCAGATGATGTCTCGCACCTATGTGGTCCAGCCTGGTGGTATTGGTAGTGTGGCAAGGTTTCGGTGCAATGCCGATGGCAACCCCACGCCAACCATAAGGTGGCTGAAGGACGGAGAGGATATTGATGACAGAAGGTTTGGTTTTAGGGTCAGGTACAAAAAGTGGAAGCTGATTCTCCACGATCTTGAACTATCAGACAGTGGCAACTACACATGCATTGTCACCAATCAATATGGTTCCATTGATGCCACCTATGAACTGGATGTTAGAATAGCACAAAAACCTATCCTGAACCCAGCAAAACCTGAAAACACCACAGTCATTGTTGGAAACACGGCGATTTTCCAATGCGAGGTGGTTGTCAGCGACCTGGTTCCACACATCCAGTGGTTGAAGCATGTGGACAAGGATGATTCCCACGAAGTGATACAGACTGAGCCTGAGAGAGACCCCCTGAGCTTGATTATACAAAATGTCACCTTTGATGATGCTGGTATATACACCTGTGTGGCTGGCAATGCCATTGGTATTTCATATCAAAGTGCCTGGTTAACAGTCATCCCTCCGCCAGAACCAACAACAAAGCCCGACATTACATGTCAATGTCAGTGTCCCTCCACGAAAACGCCATAA